Proteins found in one Desulfuribacillus stibiiarsenatis genomic segment:
- a CDS encoding KOW domain-containing RNA-binding protein gives MKEEEGTIPQIGHIVKVTHGREAGKCAVVIDVSGHNLVKLADGDKRKFDCPKTKNVRHITIVDDQVCKEVVESLQETGRVSNSKLRFVINRYIESTATESDSEAPKKGV, from the coding sequence ATGAAAGAAGAAGAGGGTACGATTCCCCAAATCGGTCATATTGTGAAGGTAACCCATGGGAGAGAAGCGGGAAAATGCGCGGTGGTCATTGACGTATCTGGCCATAACTTAGTAAAATTAGCTGATGGGGACAAACGAAAGTTTGACTGTCCTAAAACTAAGAATGTACGACATATAACGATTGTAGATGACCAAGTCTGTAAAGAGGTTGTTGAATCTCTCCAAGAGACAGGTCGTGTTAGTAATTCCAAGCTTCGGTTTGTTATAAACAGGTATATTGAAAGTACTGCAACCGAAAGTGATTCAGAAGCCCCAAAGAAGGGAGTGTGA
- the infA gene encoding translation initiation factor IF-1 codes for MAKEDVIEVEGTVIEPLPNAMFRVELENGHKVLAHVSGKIRMHFIRILPGDKVTVELSPYDLTRGRITYRFK; via the coding sequence GTGGCCAAAGAAGATGTGATTGAGGTAGAAGGAACGGTCATTGAACCACTGCCAAACGCCATGTTTCGAGTAGAACTTGAAAATGGTCATAAAGTATTAGCTCACGTGTCTGGTAAAATCCGCATGCACTTTATACGCATTTTGCCCGGAGATAAAGTGACAGTCGAGTTATCACCATATGACTTAACTCGTGGGCGAATTACGTACCGCTTTAAATAA
- the rpmJ gene encoding 50S ribosomal protein L36, protein MKVRPSVKPICEKCKIIRRKGTVMVICENPKHKQKQG, encoded by the coding sequence ATGAAGGTGAGACCGTCTGTCAAGCCAATTTGTGAAAAATGCAAAATTATTCGCCGTAAAGGAACTGTTATGGTAATTTGCGAAAATCCAAAGCATAAACAAAAACAAGGTTAA
- the rpsM gene encoding 30S ribosomal protein S13 — MARIAGVDLPRDKRVEIALTYIFGIGKATSSKLLAGANINPDTRVRDLTEDEVNRLREVINALKVEGDLRSEISRNIKRLMEIGCYRGLRHRRGLPVRGQRSKTNARTRKGPRKTVAGKKK, encoded by the coding sequence ATGGCTCGTATTGCCGGTGTGGACTTACCACGTGATAAAAGAGTAGAAATCGCTTTAACATATATCTTTGGTATTGGTAAAGCAACTTCTAGCAAATTATTAGCAGGTGCAAACATTAACCCAGATACTCGTGTTCGTGATTTAACTGAGGATGAAGTAAACAGACTTCGTGAAGTAATCAATGCACTTAAGGTAGAAGGAGATCTTCGCAGTGAGATTTCTAGAAACATTAAGCGCCTAATGGAAATTGGTTGCTATCGTGGCCTTCGTCATCGTAGAGGATTACCAGTACGTGGACAACGTTCTAAGACGAACGCAAGAACACGTAAGGGACCTCGTAAGACAGTAGCAGGTAAGAAGAAATAA
- the rpsK gene encoding 30S ribosomal protein S11: MAKVKRKTVRTKRRDRKNIESGQAHIRSTFNNTIVSITDTQGNVISWASAGGLGFKGSRKSTPFAAQMAAETAAKASMEHGMKQVEVYVKGPGAGREAAIRSLQAAGLDVSLIKDSTPIPHNGCRPPKRRRV; encoded by the coding sequence ATGGCGAAAGTAAAACGTAAGACGGTTCGTACGAAACGCCGTGACCGTAAGAATATTGAAAGTGGCCAAGCGCATATCCGCTCCACTTTTAACAACACAATCGTATCTATTACTGACACTCAAGGTAACGTTATTTCATGGGCAAGTGCAGGCGGACTTGGTTTTAAAGGGTCTCGTAAAAGCACACCATTTGCTGCTCAAATGGCTGCAGAAACAGCAGCTAAGGCATCAATGGAGCATGGAATGAAGCAAGTTGAAGTGTACGTAAAAGGTCCTGGCGCAGGTCGTGAGGCAGCAATCCGCTCCCTACAAGCAGCTGGATTGGACGTTAGCTTAATTAAAGACTCAACTCCAATTCCACATAACGGTTGCCGTCCACCAAAACGCCGTCGCGTATAA
- the rpsD gene encoding 30S ribosomal protein S4: protein MAKYTGPSCRQCRREGLKLFLKGDRCYTDKCAVDRRTYAPGQHGQARKKISEYGLQLREKQKARRVYGILEGQFRKYYQEATRRKGVTGEILLQLLETRLDNVVYRLGFAGSRVEARQLVKHGHFLVNGKKVDIPSYQVSVGTAIEVAAKSKGSEKFKELKESAAGRPTKDWLEVNVDNLSGRVVRIPSRDEIDIPVQEQMIVELYSR, encoded by the coding sequence ATGGCAAAATATACAGGTCCATCATGCCGTCAATGCCGTCGTGAAGGCTTAAAATTATTCTTAAAAGGCGATCGTTGTTACACTGATAAGTGTGCAGTAGACCGTCGCACATATGCACCTGGTCAACACGGGCAAGCTCGTAAGAAAATTTCTGAGTATGGCCTACAGTTGAGAGAAAAGCAAAAAGCTCGTCGTGTGTATGGTATCTTAGAAGGGCAATTCCGTAAATACTACCAAGAGGCTACACGTCGTAAGGGAGTAACTGGTGAAATCCTATTACAACTTCTTGAGACACGTTTAGATAACGTAGTGTACCGCTTAGGATTTGCGGGTTCTCGCGTAGAAGCAAGACAACTTGTAAAGCACGGTCACTTTTTAGTGAATGGAAAGAAAGTTGATATTCCATCGTACCAAGTATCTGTGGGAACAGCAATCGAAGTAGCTGCTAAATCTAAAGGTTCTGAGAAGTTCAAAGAACTTAAAGAGTCAGCTGCAGGTCGTCCTACAAAAGACTGGTTAGAAGTGAATGTAGACAATCTTTCAGGTCGAGTTGTTCGTATTCCATCTCGTGATGAAATCGATATCCCAGTTCAAGAACAAATGATCGTAGAGTTGTATTCACGTTAA
- a CDS encoding DNA-directed RNA polymerase subunit alpha, which yields MIEIEKPKIEIKEYNDNGTYGMFVVEPLERGYGTTLGNSLRRILLSSLPGAAVNAIKIQNVLHEFSTIPGVLEDTTEIILNLKKLAIKIHSDEEKTLVIDVTEGKEIKASDIRVDSDVEILNPDLHIATVAEGFPFYMEIMANRGRGYVSAEMNKKEDHSIGVIPIDSLYSPITRVNYSVDNTRVGQVTNYDKLTLEVWTDGSLRPEEAVSLGAKILNEHVSLFVGLTDEAKDTEIMVEKEEDKKEKVLEMTIEELDLSVRSYNCLKRAGINSVQELINKSEEDMMKVRNLGRKSLEEVQEKLEELGFGLRKED from the coding sequence ATGATAGAAATTGAAAAGCCAAAAATAGAAATAAAAGAGTATAATGATAATGGTACTTATGGTATGTTCGTGGTAGAGCCGTTAGAACGCGGTTATGGTACAACTTTGGGAAACTCATTGCGCAGAATTCTACTATCATCTTTACCGGGAGCAGCTGTAAATGCAATTAAAATCCAAAACGTGTTACATGAGTTTTCTACCATTCCAGGTGTTTTAGAAGATACCACTGAGATAATCCTTAATCTAAAGAAGCTCGCAATTAAAATTCACTCAGATGAAGAAAAAACTCTAGTAATAGATGTAACTGAAGGAAAAGAGATTAAAGCAAGTGACATCCGTGTCGATAGTGACGTAGAAATTCTTAACCCGGATTTGCACATCGCAACAGTAGCTGAGGGATTCCCTTTCTACATGGAGATCATGGCAAACCGCGGCAGAGGTTACGTTTCTGCTGAAATGAATAAAAAGGAAGATCACTCTATCGGTGTGATTCCTATTGACTCTTTGTATTCACCAATCACAAGAGTAAATTATTCAGTAGACAACACAAGAGTAGGTCAAGTGACGAACTATGACAAACTAACTCTTGAGGTATGGACAGATGGTAGCTTGCGTCCAGAAGAAGCAGTAAGCCTAGGCGCTAAAATTCTAAACGAACACGTCTCCTTATTTGTTGGACTAACAGATGAAGCAAAAGACACAGAAATTATGGTCGAAAAAGAAGAAGACAAGAAAGAAAAAGTTCTAGAAATGACAATTGAAGAACTTGATCTATCCGTTCGCTCTTATAATTGCTTAAAGCGTGCAGGTATTAATTCTGTTCAAGAGCTGATTAACAAGTCAGAAGAGGACATGATGAAAGTGCGCAACTTAGGACGTAAATCTTTAGAAGAAGTACAAGAGAAATTAGAAGAACTAGGATTTGGCTTACGTAAAGAAGACTAA
- the rplQ gene encoding 50S ribosomal protein L17 — MAYAKLGRTSSQRKALFRDLVTNLIIHERIETTEAKAKEVRSIAEKMITLAKRGDLHARRQVASFVRAREAGGETSQDAIQKLFSDIASRYENRQGGYTRILKIGPRRGDAAPMVYLELVE; from the coding sequence GTGGCTTATGCTAAATTAGGCAGAACAAGCTCCCAACGCAAAGCGTTATTCAGAGATCTTGTTACAAACTTAATTATACATGAACGTATAGAGACAACGGAAGCTAAGGCAAAGGAAGTCCGCTCAATCGCTGAGAAGATGATTACTTTAGCAAAACGTGGAGATCTACATGCTCGACGCCAAGTAGCTTCATTTGTGCGTGCTAGAGAAGCTGGTGGAGAGACTAGTCAAGATGCAATCCAAAAGCTATTCTCAGACATCGCATCTCGCTACGAAAACAGACAAGGTGGTTACACTCGTATTCTAAAGATTGGACCACGTCGCGGCGATGCTGCACCAATGGTATATTTAGAATTAGTTGAGTAA